A genomic region of Mycobacterium senriense contains the following coding sequences:
- a CDS encoding MarR family transcriptional regulator yields MSDLTVLQAIRLKGRVREPDLIATVGEDPAAVASTLAQLISEGLVVEGKTVRLSPEGRERLNALLAEERSGVDQDVLAGIYDSFRDANNEFKALITDWQIKDGQPNSHDDLDYDAAVIARLDDVHRMVRPVIDSAATYLSRLKAYADKLESALAKVKAGDTSWLARPIADSYHTVWFELHQEFIEASGLTREDEARAGHAS; encoded by the coding sequence ATGTCTGATTTAACTGTCCTGCAAGCGATCCGCCTCAAGGGTCGGGTGCGTGAGCCGGATTTGATCGCCACCGTCGGTGAAGATCCTGCAGCGGTCGCATCGACTCTGGCGCAACTGATTTCAGAGGGTCTCGTCGTCGAGGGAAAGACTGTCCGGCTCAGTCCTGAGGGACGCGAGCGGCTTAACGCTCTTCTGGCTGAGGAGCGGTCGGGCGTCGACCAAGATGTACTGGCCGGCATCTACGACAGTTTCCGTGACGCCAACAACGAGTTCAAAGCTCTCATAACGGACTGGCAGATCAAGGACGGCCAACCGAACTCCCACGACGACCTCGACTACGACGCAGCTGTGATTGCTCGTCTCGATGACGTCCACCGAATGGTGCGGCCGGTCATCGATTCTGCTGCAACATATCTGAGTCGGCTGAAGGCGTACGCCGACAAACTCGAGTCGGCCTTGGCGAAGGTCAAAGCCGGCGATACCAGTTGGTTGGCCAGGCCGATCGCCGACTCCTACCACACCGTATGGTTCGAACTGCATCAGGAATTCATCGAGGCCTCGGGTCTCACCCGTGAGGATGAGGCACGCGCCGGGCACGCCAGCTAA
- a CDS encoding acyl-CoA dehydrogenase family protein, whose product MSTVLTDEETLLVETVRGFIDREVKPTVREVEHDNEYPEKWIEQMKQIGIYGLAIPEEYGGSPVSMACYVLVTQELARGWMSLAGAMGGHTVVAKLLTLFGTEEQKRAYLPAMASGDMRATMALTEPGGGSDLQSMTTTAVRDGDGFVVTGAKTWISNARRSGLIALLCKTDPKATPRHAGISILLVEPGPGLTISRDLPKLGYKGVESCELSFDGYRVAESAILGGVPGKGFTQMMKGLETGRIQVASRALGVATAALEDALAYSQQRESFGQPIWKHQAIGHYLADMATKLTAARQLTLYAADRYDSGERTDMEAGMAKLFASETAMEIALNAVRIHGGYGYSTEFDVERYFRDAPLMIVGEGTNEIQRNVIAGQLVSRGGI is encoded by the coding sequence GTGAGCACTGTATTGACCGATGAAGAGACCCTGCTCGTCGAGACCGTGCGCGGGTTCATCGATCGGGAGGTCAAGCCGACAGTTCGCGAGGTCGAGCACGACAACGAGTACCCCGAGAAGTGGATCGAACAGATGAAACAGATCGGGATATACGGACTGGCGATCCCCGAAGAATACGGCGGCTCTCCGGTGTCGATGGCATGTTATGTGCTGGTGACGCAGGAATTGGCGCGCGGTTGGATGAGCCTGGCCGGGGCCATGGGTGGGCACACCGTGGTGGCCAAATTGCTGACACTGTTCGGGACCGAGGAGCAGAAGCGAGCCTATCTCCCGGCGATGGCATCCGGCGATATGCGTGCGACCATGGCGCTCACCGAGCCCGGCGGCGGATCAGATCTGCAGAGCATGACGACCACCGCGGTCCGTGACGGTGACGGCTTTGTGGTCACCGGTGCTAAGACCTGGATCTCCAACGCGCGCCGATCGGGTCTGATTGCTCTGCTGTGCAAGACCGATCCGAAGGCGACGCCGCGACACGCCGGCATCTCTATCCTATTGGTTGAACCCGGCCCGGGACTCACGATCTCGCGCGATCTGCCCAAGCTGGGCTACAAGGGCGTGGAGAGTTGCGAGCTGTCCTTCGACGGCTACCGCGTCGCCGAATCGGCGATCCTCGGTGGGGTGCCCGGCAAGGGGTTCACGCAGATGATGAAGGGCCTCGAGACCGGCCGGATCCAAGTCGCGTCCCGTGCGCTCGGTGTGGCCACGGCCGCCCTTGAGGACGCGCTCGCCTACTCCCAGCAGCGGGAGAGCTTCGGTCAGCCGATCTGGAAGCATCAAGCCATCGGCCATTATCTGGCCGACATGGCGACAAAGCTCACTGCCGCTCGGCAGCTCACTCTCTATGCGGCTGACCGTTATGACAGCGGCGAGCGCACCGACATGGAGGCCGGCATGGCCAAGCTCTTCGCATCGGAGACGGCAATGGAGATCGCGCTGAATGCCGTCCGGATTCATGGCGGTTACGGGTACTCGACCGAGTTCGACGTCGAGCGGTACTTCCGCGATGCGCCGCTGATGATTGTCGGCGAGGGAACCAACGAAATTCAGCGCAATGTCATTGCAGGTCAGCTTGTTTCGCGCGGCGGTATTTGA
- a CDS encoding PEP-utilizing enzyme: MTPLCASVWVPASELGLRAPFVAMGVLPANQAAIPERDEHRITGAFYGRMAVRVDFLCAMGDLIPGQSGEALSRDFFGFVPDDFVSRPSIRRLPWIAVRYPRTLLHIARRIERLRIETDAWWRSAIGMIDSLSGEQLRSLMAEAIFRFGQTLAVQAVVSACAIQPLHEQLTNLADMAGVDATELLRGHGSHEEARVLADLWRVSRGSLELSDFLLWHGYHCPGEGELSSVTWRENPEPVRKLIAQYRAMDDTAAPDSDPAAQRRAGKPAESRFYASFRGAQRFKSRLVLRLARRFLPLRGVGKVSYLQSLDVVRACARRLGDQLVAEGVLGDRDDAFYLTADELSASLPPDVKTIVAQRRKLRDEYRQVAVPSSWKGQPQPVVRTGGEAEDVTTLAGVGASGGVVEGRAVVVDEPADAEINDGDILIARTTDPSWVSLMFLASGLVVDIGGMMSHAAVVARELGIPCVMNTARGTSTLQTGDLIRIDGAAGTVEILQRIGVTT, encoded by the coding sequence ATGACGCCGCTGTGCGCCAGCGTGTGGGTTCCGGCCAGCGAACTCGGACTGCGTGCCCCGTTCGTGGCCATGGGTGTGCTACCGGCCAATCAGGCGGCCATCCCAGAGCGCGACGAGCACCGGATCACTGGTGCCTTCTATGGCCGCATGGCCGTGCGGGTGGATTTCCTCTGCGCAATGGGTGATCTGATCCCTGGGCAGTCAGGCGAAGCGCTCTCCCGGGACTTCTTCGGCTTTGTTCCCGATGACTTCGTCAGCAGGCCGTCTATCCGGCGACTCCCGTGGATCGCCGTACGCTACCCCCGGACGCTGCTGCACATCGCGCGGCGAATCGAGCGGCTACGCATCGAAACTGACGCATGGTGGCGCAGCGCGATCGGCATGATCGATTCGCTGTCCGGCGAGCAGCTCCGATCGTTGATGGCAGAGGCGATCTTCCGCTTCGGGCAAACACTCGCCGTGCAGGCCGTGGTCAGCGCCTGCGCTATTCAGCCGTTGCACGAGCAACTGACCAACCTGGCCGACATGGCCGGTGTGGATGCCACTGAACTGTTGCGCGGCCACGGCTCTCACGAGGAGGCCCGGGTTTTGGCCGACCTGTGGCGCGTCTCGCGCGGCAGCCTCGAACTCTCGGACTTTCTGCTCTGGCACGGCTACCACTGTCCCGGGGAGGGCGAGCTGTCCAGCGTGACATGGCGGGAGAACCCTGAACCCGTGCGTAAGCTAATCGCGCAATACCGTGCGATGGACGATACGGCGGCGCCCGACAGCGATCCCGCTGCGCAGCGCCGCGCGGGCAAGCCAGCCGAGAGCCGCTTCTACGCGTCGTTCAGGGGTGCGCAACGATTCAAGTCTCGGCTGGTCCTGCGACTCGCCCGCCGATTTCTGCCGCTGCGCGGTGTCGGGAAAGTTTCATACCTGCAAAGCCTCGACGTGGTGCGTGCCTGTGCCCGTCGTCTCGGGGACCAGTTGGTCGCTGAAGGTGTCCTCGGCGATCGCGACGATGCATTTTATCTCACCGCAGACGAACTGTCCGCCAGCCTGCCGCCCGACGTCAAAACCATTGTGGCTCAGCGCCGCAAGCTTCGAGACGAGTACCGTCAGGTCGCGGTCCCGTCGTCATGGAAGGGTCAGCCGCAACCGGTCGTGCGGACCGGCGGAGAGGCCGAGGATGTGACCACCCTGGCCGGTGTAGGCGCATCCGGAGGCGTCGTCGAAGGTCGCGCGGTGGTGGTCGACGAACCCGCGGATGCCGAGATCAACGACGGTGACATCTTGATCGCGCGCACCACCGATCCGTCCTGGGTGTCGCTGATGTTTCTCGCCAGTGGGCTCGTCGTCGATATCGGCGGCATGATGAGCCACGCCGCGGTGGTCGCGCGCGAACTCGGCATCCCATGCGTCATGAACACCGCCCGCGGCACGTCCACTCTGCAGACCGGCGACCTGATCCGCATTGACGGTGCCGCCGGAACCGTTGAAATCCTGCAACGAATAGGAGTTACCACCTGA
- a CDS encoding phosphotransferase family protein: protein MALKNKLDADAVGEHLAAWLPTVFDASGPVKVSNVMIPSASGMSSETVLFEASWRQHGELVEEGLVVRIPPQDGGLFETYDLGRELRVMSLLSAHTDAPIPRVLAHETTGDVLGSPFALLERAYGEVPGDDPPFVTGGWVVDLTAEQRATMFDEALKVIADIQRADPVALGLTELLHADLGDTVIEQELQYWQRFYSWAAGDTLSPTIDKAFELLAASRPTQDNPLVVSWGDARFGNLMFGPDQKVTGVFDWEMATLGRPEVDLGYFLFFDRVYSAGIGLPRLEGFPDRSAAITRFEQLTGRTMHDLDWFEAWAALRGAILLLRVGKQMIELGLLPPDAPMPFNNPASQVLASLLDLPAPTGAVGWITGHR from the coding sequence GTGGCGCTGAAGAACAAACTGGACGCGGATGCCGTCGGTGAACACCTTGCCGCCTGGCTGCCGACCGTGTTCGATGCCTCCGGGCCGGTCAAGGTGTCGAACGTGATGATTCCCTCGGCGAGTGGAATGTCCAGTGAGACGGTGTTATTCGAGGCTAGCTGGCGGCAGCACGGTGAGCTGGTGGAAGAGGGTTTAGTCGTTCGCATCCCCCCTCAGGACGGCGGATTGTTCGAGACCTACGATCTGGGCCGTGAACTCAGGGTGATGTCACTGCTGTCGGCGCACACCGACGCCCCGATTCCCCGGGTCCTTGCCCACGAGACCACCGGCGACGTTCTCGGTTCACCATTCGCATTGCTGGAGCGGGCGTATGGCGAAGTGCCTGGCGATGATCCGCCCTTTGTGACCGGGGGCTGGGTGGTCGACCTGACCGCCGAACAGCGCGCGACCATGTTCGACGAGGCTCTGAAGGTTATCGCGGACATCCAGCGGGCGGATCCGGTGGCGCTCGGCCTGACCGAGCTACTGCACGCCGACCTGGGCGACACGGTCATCGAGCAAGAACTGCAGTACTGGCAACGCTTCTACAGCTGGGCCGCCGGCGACACACTCAGCCCGACCATCGATAAGGCCTTCGAGCTGCTGGCGGCCTCCCGACCGACACAGGACAACCCGCTGGTCGTCTCCTGGGGCGACGCCCGATTCGGAAACCTCATGTTCGGCCCCGACCAGAAGGTCACCGGTGTCTTCGACTGGGAAATGGCCACCCTCGGGCGCCCCGAAGTCGACCTGGGCTACTTCTTGTTCTTCGACCGTGTCTATTCGGCCGGGATCGGGCTGCCGCGCCTGGAGGGCTTTCCGGACCGTAGTGCCGCGATAACACGTTTCGAGCAGCTCACCGGCCGCACAATGCACGACCTCGACTGGTTCGAAGCGTGGGCTGCGCTGCGGGGCGCGATCCTGCTGCTGCGCGTCGGCAAGCAGATGATCGAGCTGGGCCTGCTGCCCCCGGATGCGCCAATGCCGTTCAACAATCCGGCCTCGCAGGTCTTGGCGTCCCTGCTCGATCTGCCCGCACCGACCGGCGCGGTCGGGTGGATCACCGGGCACCGCTGA
- a CDS encoding TetR/AcrR family transcriptional regulator produces MTETTRRTLGRRRVADTDSVSAAENILAATTRLLARQSLTDISVAQILTEAKVSRATFYFYFASKFSVVSGLLERAMEDIFQTVQPFLARSPEDSPTVALERSIRAVTRAWHRHRPVFQATNHHWHAEPELRDLWLAIAERFIAAGAAEIERERAAGMITSPIPSRMLAATLFWGTERVLHIAGLGVESSLRDEESAVDVLVAMWRGTLYAV; encoded by the coding sequence ATGACCGAAACGACGAGGCGAACGCTCGGTCGACGAAGAGTCGCAGACACCGACAGCGTCTCAGCAGCCGAGAACATCCTGGCCGCCACCACGCGCCTACTCGCACGCCAATCGTTGACGGACATCAGCGTGGCGCAGATTCTCACCGAAGCGAAAGTATCGAGGGCGACCTTCTACTTTTATTTCGCCTCCAAGTTCTCCGTCGTCAGCGGTTTACTCGAGCGCGCGATGGAAGACATCTTCCAGACAGTGCAGCCGTTTCTTGCTCGATCCCCCGAGGACTCGCCAACGGTTGCCCTGGAACGCAGCATTCGTGCCGTGACACGCGCCTGGCATCGACACCGACCGGTGTTCCAGGCGACCAACCATCACTGGCATGCCGAGCCCGAACTGCGCGATCTGTGGCTGGCGATAGCCGAACGATTCATCGCCGCCGGGGCGGCGGAGATCGAACGCGAACGCGCCGCCGGGATGATCACCTCGCCGATACCGAGCAGAATGCTTGCGGCAACCCTGTTCTGGGGCACCGAACGAGTGCTGCACATCGCGGGGCTGGGTGTCGAGTCGAGCCTTCGCGACGAGGAGAGCGCGGTCGACGTTCTGGTGGCCATGTGGCGAGGCACCCTGTACGCGGTCTGA
- a CDS encoding PEP-utilizing enzyme: MDLGVLPESQRPIPDDVDGRFLSVAYGHAIANVDLLGQMAARVPGGSAATMEAQLFGSVERDGEPEPSGLRKMRRYPFVAAKFPRALRRAMRELEPCAQNTARWWRATVFESEALVGDSAVQALAEARRRFEEILVTHMVLSMACQGLMGRVEALAVKAGLDGVQHELIKSDEGTAEFDLVRDLWSLSADTITLQDFLHRHGFHGPREGLVESTVWRENPQPVADLAAAYRSRRGGEDIDALVLRRRSEHVAAVRRLEQALGPIRSIPARALIRFAAHAPTWRETGRASMLQAVDVARAASRVVGRDLAEASVLDDPTHVMFLTIDEILRGDRGDWPDLVRQRRSDHVTFDRIVLPHVWRGVPEIAAAAAAATGPAPEHQPDVVEGLGVSAGSAEGVVRVVRDLDDADIDEGSILVCRATDPSWASLFALAEAVVTDVGSAMSHAAIVCRELGLPCVAGTRTGTTTLRDGMRVRVDGTTGRVEILNDVSRVDAQPSG; this comes from the coding sequence GTGGATCTCGGTGTGCTGCCGGAATCGCAGCGCCCGATCCCAGACGACGTCGACGGTCGCTTCCTCTCCGTGGCCTACGGCCATGCCATCGCCAACGTGGATCTCTTAGGCCAGATGGCGGCGCGTGTGCCGGGAGGCTCTGCGGCAACCATGGAAGCTCAGTTGTTCGGATCGGTCGAGCGCGATGGCGAACCGGAGCCCAGTGGACTACGCAAGATGCGCCGCTATCCGTTCGTCGCGGCGAAGTTTCCCCGCGCACTGCGTCGCGCGATGCGCGAGCTTGAACCGTGCGCGCAGAATACAGCCCGCTGGTGGCGGGCTACCGTCTTCGAATCCGAGGCGCTGGTGGGCGATTCGGCCGTGCAGGCACTGGCCGAGGCGCGCCGGCGGTTCGAGGAAATCCTGGTCACGCACATGGTGCTCTCGATGGCGTGTCAGGGCCTGATGGGCCGCGTCGAGGCGTTGGCCGTCAAGGCCGGGCTGGACGGCGTGCAGCATGAACTCATCAAGAGCGATGAGGGGACTGCCGAGTTCGACTTGGTCCGCGATCTGTGGAGCCTGTCGGCCGACACGATCACGCTCCAGGATTTCCTGCATCGGCACGGCTTCCACGGCCCCCGCGAGGGGCTGGTGGAATCGACGGTATGGCGGGAGAATCCCCAACCCGTCGCGGATCTGGCCGCCGCATACCGCTCCCGTCGCGGCGGTGAAGACATTGACGCCCTGGTGTTGCGACGGCGGAGCGAGCATGTGGCCGCAGTCCGCCGGCTGGAGCAGGCGCTCGGCCCGATCCGATCGATCCCGGCACGCGCGCTCATCCGATTCGCGGCGCACGCGCCGACGTGGCGCGAAACCGGGCGGGCCAGCATGTTGCAAGCCGTCGACGTCGCCCGCGCGGCATCACGCGTCGTCGGTCGGGATCTTGCCGAGGCGAGTGTGCTCGACGATCCCACGCACGTGATGTTCCTGACGATCGACGAGATCCTGCGTGGTGATCGTGGCGACTGGCCTGATCTTGTCCGTCAACGTCGATCCGACCACGTCACGTTCGACCGGATCGTTCTTCCGCACGTATGGCGTGGCGTGCCCGAGATTGCCGCCGCCGCTGCCGCGGCCACCGGGCCGGCACCCGAGCACCAGCCCGACGTCGTGGAAGGTCTGGGGGTGAGCGCCGGTTCCGCCGAAGGAGTCGTGCGCGTCGTTCGTGATCTCGATGACGCCGACATCGACGAGGGCTCCATCCTGGTGTGCCGCGCGACCGATCCCAGCTGGGCATCGCTGTTCGCGCTCGCCGAAGCGGTGGTCACCGATGTCGGCAGCGCGATGAGCCACGCCGCCATCGTCTGCCGGGAATTGGGGCTGCCCTGCGTCGCCGGCACCCGCACCGGCACCACAACGCTGCGCGACGGGATGCGGGTGCGGGTTGACGGTACGACTGGCCGCGTGGAAATCCTGAACGACGTATCGCGTGTCGACGCGCAGCCGTCTGGCTAG
- a CDS encoding phytoene desaturase family protein — protein MKDALPPREADIVVVGSGHNGLVAAAYLAKAGLDVLVVEASPTAGGMTSTNSFAPEAPEYTINEASIQASLFRTTTIDRDLGLSRYYGLRQTVIDPAHFQLSADGASLGLWRDPRKTAAELEYFSKKDARALLELYEVIDAAVEIGLPMMQTNVREPEIKNIMKSARALLKNRKQLAALGRWMSSSQMEAVEESFEHDMIRAPMLSSLPFMPFDADMSGWSLIYLGVLSKYGVAMFHGGTGSLPKALISVIKDNHGDVITSSPVEELIITNNRCTGVRVKGGVEIRARRAVLTACSPKTTLTRLLPRGVLEPKKQNAADHIPTRKRGIADAKVNVALSGRIDMSKHEKWRGDGIDMRQACNCYHTYEQAVEAARACVRGKVPEAIPGLAQVTNSFDPSMSPPGKDLWWFWTGLTPSYPEDGWDVARKKITDSIIKDADEYYKGVEDLQVAVRPLVLPDIEERFWAIDGSVYHVDPTISRFGPNKPVAGFAGYKTPIDGLYLTGSGTHPVAGISGMPGQNAARTMLKDFHLQKKGERIAGVLKDLMSSRKTADDDPYSSGQNDPFPVAR, from the coding sequence GCGGTATGACGTCGACGAATTCCTTCGCCCCAGAAGCACCTGAGTACACGATCAACGAGGCGTCGATTCAGGCGTCGTTGTTCCGCACCACGACGATCGACCGCGATCTTGGGCTGTCGCGTTATTACGGTCTGCGGCAGACCGTAATCGACCCCGCACACTTTCAGCTTTCGGCTGACGGCGCGTCGCTGGGATTGTGGCGCGACCCCCGCAAGACCGCCGCAGAACTGGAGTACTTCTCGAAGAAGGACGCCCGCGCGCTGCTCGAGCTCTACGAGGTGATCGACGCGGCTGTCGAAATCGGGCTGCCCATGATGCAGACCAACGTCCGTGAGCCGGAGATCAAGAACATCATGAAATCGGCACGCGCTCTGCTGAAGAACCGGAAACAGCTGGCAGCGCTCGGTCGGTGGATGTCGAGCTCTCAAATGGAGGCGGTCGAGGAGAGCTTCGAGCACGACATGATCCGTGCACCGATGCTGAGCAGTCTCCCGTTCATGCCGTTCGACGCTGATATGTCTGGCTGGTCGCTGATCTACCTGGGTGTGCTGAGCAAGTACGGCGTGGCCATGTTCCACGGCGGCACCGGATCGCTGCCGAAAGCGCTGATCAGCGTGATAAAGGACAACCATGGTGACGTGATCACCAGCTCCCCTGTCGAAGAGCTGATCATCACCAACAACCGCTGCACCGGGGTACGTGTCAAGGGCGGAGTTGAAATCCGCGCTCGGCGTGCCGTTCTCACCGCATGCAGTCCCAAGACGACGCTGACGCGGTTGCTCCCGCGGGGCGTTCTGGAACCGAAGAAGCAGAACGCCGCCGACCACATCCCGACCCGCAAACGTGGTATCGCCGACGCAAAAGTCAATGTCGCGCTGTCCGGACGTATCGACATGTCCAAGCATGAAAAGTGGCGCGGCGACGGTATCGATATGCGGCAGGCGTGCAACTGCTACCACACGTACGAACAAGCCGTCGAGGCCGCCCGCGCCTGCGTGCGGGGCAAGGTGCCGGAGGCCATCCCGGGCCTGGCCCAGGTGACGAACTCTTTCGATCCGTCGATGTCGCCTCCCGGCAAGGACCTCTGGTGGTTCTGGACCGGGCTCACCCCGTCGTATCCCGAGGACGGCTGGGACGTGGCCCGCAAGAAGATCACCGACAGCATCATCAAAGACGCCGACGAGTATTACAAAGGCGTCGAAGACCTGCAGGTGGCCGTGCGTCCCTTGGTGCTGCCCGACATCGAAGAGCGGTTCTGGGCAATCGACGGCTCGGTCTACCACGTGGATCCGACCATCAGTCGCTTCGGTCCGAACAAGCCCGTCGCCGGATTCGCCGGCTACAAGACGCCAATCGACGGTCTCTACCTGACCGGGTCCGGCACCCACCCGGTCGCCGGTATCAGCGGCATGCCCGGCCAGAACGCTGCGCGAACCATGCTCAAGGATTTCCACCTTCAGAAGAAAGGTGAGCGCATAGCGGGCGTGCTGAAAGACTTGATGAGCTCACGCAAGACAGCAGACGACGACCCCTATTCGAGCGGTCAGAACGACCCCTTCCCGGTAGCGCGTTGA